A stretch of Christensenellaceae bacterium DNA encodes these proteins:
- a CDS encoding ATP-binding cassette domain-containing protein, producing the protein MLQVIDVSLNFGSRKLFSEVNLKFTKGNCYGVIGANGAGKSTFLKLLSGELEPSKGECVMGKNERMSVLQQNQNAYDRETVLRTVMLGHKRLMDIADEKEELYQKENFSEADGIRAAELEQEYADLNGWNAESDAATLLSDIGVDSKLFEKRMAEVEPKVKVKVLLAQALFGNPDILLLDEPTNNLDIKTIAWLEEFLLNFENTIITVSHNRHFLNKVCTHICDVDFGKISIFVGNYDFWYETSQLILRQMKETNKKLETRAQELKDFIARFSANASKSKQATSRKKELEKITLEDIKPSSRQYPYIDFKFEQQIGNDVLVVEKLTKKDFFENLNFTIDKGDKVAFLSDNVKAVSALFDIISGADKDYTGVVKVGKTIKISYLPKNYDELFSSNMILTEWLSQYSKEKDGVYLRSWLGRMLFSGEEALKSVKVLSGGEKVRCMLSRAMLTQGNLLILDEPTNHLDLESITALNKGMTNYQGVLLFASSDQTILSTVANRIIRIGGKGKEYDKYITYDEYLETLK; encoded by the coding sequence TCGGAAGTAAATTTGAAATTCACCAAAGGCAACTGCTATGGTGTGATTGGTGCAAACGGCGCCGGAAAGAGCACCTTTTTAAAGTTGCTTTCAGGTGAGCTGGAGCCCAGCAAGGGCGAATGTGTAATGGGCAAAAACGAACGTATGTCGGTTTTGCAGCAAAATCAGAACGCATATGACCGTGAGACGGTTTTGCGTACTGTTATGCTGGGGCACAAACGGCTTATGGATATAGCAGACGAAAAAGAAGAGCTTTATCAAAAAGAAAACTTCAGTGAAGCTGACGGCATAAGGGCAGCAGAGCTTGAGCAGGAGTATGCTGACTTAAACGGGTGGAACGCCGAGAGCGATGCAGCAACTCTTTTAAGTGACATTGGCGTAGATAGTAAGCTATTTGAAAAGAGGATGGCAGAGGTTGAGCCTAAGGTTAAGGTTAAGGTTTTGCTGGCGCAGGCGCTTTTCGGCAATCCTGACATACTGCTTTTGGATGAGCCAACCAATAACCTTGACATAAAGACTATTGCATGGCTGGAGGAATTTTTGCTTAACTTTGAAAATACTATAATCACCGTTTCGCACAACAGGCACTTTTTAAACAAGGTATGTACGCACATTTGTGATGTGGACTTTGGCAAAATCAGTATATTTGTGGGAAACTACGACTTTTGGTATGAAACAAGTCAGCTGATTTTGAGACAAATGAAGGAAACTAATAAAAAGCTTGAAACACGCGCTCAGGAGCTGAAGGACTTTATTGCAAGGTTCAGTGCCAATGCGTCAAAGAGCAAGCAGGCAACAAGCCGGAAGAAAGAGCTTGAAAAAATTACGCTTGAAGATATTAAACCTTCAAGTCGTCAATACCCATATATAGACTTTAAGTTTGAGCAGCAGATAGGCAACGACGTTTTGGTTGTTGAAAAGCTGACTAAGAAAGACTTTTTTGAAAACCTGAACTTTACTATTGACAAAGGCGATAAGGTGGCATTTTTAAGCGACAATGTCAAGGCGGTGTCTGCGCTGTTTGACATAATTTCGGGCGCTGATAAAGATTATACCGGCGTGGTAAAGGTGGGCAAAACTATAAAGATTTCGTATCTGCCCAAAAATTATGATGAACTGTTTTCAAGCAATATGATTTTGACCGAGTGGCTTTCTCAGTATAGCAAAGAAAAAGACGGGGTATATCTGCGTAGCTGGCTGGGTAGGATGCTCTTTTCGGGCGAAGAGGCATTGAAGAGCGTGAAAGTGCTTAGCGGGGGCGAGAAGGTGAGGTGTATGCTGAGCAGAGCTATGCTGACGCAAGGAAACCTGCTTATTTTGGATGAGCCCACCAATCACCTTGATCTTGAGAGTATAACTGCTTTAAACAAAGGCATGACAAACTATCAGGGGGTGCTGTTGTTTGCTTCAAGCGACCAGACAATTTTGAGTACTGTTGCAAACAGGATTATTAGGATTGGAGGTAAGGGTAAGGAATATGATAAATATATCACCTATGACGAATATCTTGAAACGTTGAAGTAA